The nucleotide window CGAACGCGATGCCGGATTCCCGAAATCATCTGTCAAGTATGGCAACATTTTAGCCAGTACCCGAGGATCAATTTTAGTAGTTGCCGAATTATCCAGATAGATTGGCAATTTAATTTTCATTCAACGTAATTCCTTGTTAATTTGGACAAAACATAATTTTTGCAGGCTCATTGGCGTCTGCTTTTTGAATTAGATCTTTTAAGGTAATTTTATCTAAGTAACTATATAATTCAGAGGTTAACCCAGCCCATAAATCATGAGTAAGACATTTGCGGTTATCTTTACAATTTTTATCACCACGACAGGTTCTAGCATCCATATCTTCATCAACCGCTCGAATTATTTGAGATATGTTTATTTCATCCAAATTTCGATTAAGCATATAACCGCCACCTGGACCTTTATAGCTTTTTACTACCTGGTTTTTACGCAGTTTAACAAACAACTGCTCCAAATAAGAAAGAGAAATATTTTGTCTCTCACTAATATTGTATAGCGTAATAGGTCGTGAATTACTTTCACTGTAAATGGCTATATCCAATAACGCAGTAACTGCAAACTTACCTTTTGTAGTCAGCTTCATAACCGTAATAAACCTATAAAAAATTATTGGCACGGATTTTACATTAACCCACTAACTTTGTCAAGTATATAACATTATTTATTTTAGCTATATTTTAAGCTAATCAGCATACCCATTATTATACAATATCCGACAATTTTAGTCAACTTTTCAAAAAGTATAGTTATAACATCGCAAACAGTAGTAAAATAAGTGCTAGTCACATAGATAGGTCAGAAACATGAAACGCATCAGCTTTTTAAACGGAAACTTCATTGATCACTCGGAGGCATATGTCCATATCGAAGATCGTGGGATACAATTTGCCGATGGAGTATATGAAGTAATTCTTTTGTACAAAAATCAACTGATAGATAATGAATGGCATCTTGATCGACTGTTTCGTTCGCTAAATGAAATTAACATTAAACTACCCTATACCCACGAACAGCTTACCAATATAATGATGAATTTATGCCAACAAAATAATCTGGAAAATGCCTCGCTATATATTCAGGTAACCAGAGGTGTTAGTAATAGAAATCAGCTAATTCCTAAAGGGATTAATCCAACATTAATCATGACGGTTTCACCCTTAATCGTAACTACACCGACGAGCTACTAAATGGCTATTCAGCCATGACTCTTGAAGACATCCGTTGGCAGCGCTGTGATATTAAGTCAATTAGTCTGCTCGCCAGTTCTCTAAGCAAACAAAAAGCAGTTGACTTTGGTTATTCGGAAGCAATTTTAGTTCGGAATAACATCGTTACTGAATGCTCTTTTTCAAACTTATTTATAGTCGACAATAATGATAATTTAATCACCAAGAACCTTGATAATCATGTTCTTGCTGGAATAACAAGGAAAAGAGTTATCGAGTTAGCAAAAATAGCAGGAATTACCGTAATTGAACAACCATTCTCACCAGATGAACTAATTGCAGCAAAAGAAGTATTTGCAACAAGCACTACTTTACTAATAAGACCATTAACCAAAATAAATGAAACAATCGTCGGCACAGGTAAATGTGGTTCTATGACGAAAAAGCTTATTGAAAGCTATCAGCAATTTTTAAACGTAACTAATCATGAAACAAACACAGCTAACCGATAAAGATGCTCTAGAACAAATTATTTCTGCCTTGGAAATAATTGCAACCACATCACCACACCAAATGTATGGAGTAAAAAATCACCAGTCAGAAATGATATATTACTCAAAAAGTTATGCCGATTTTCTTGGTATTGAAGCAAGTGCAATTCTGGGAAAAGCTACCTATTCGATATTATATGATGCAGCTGACATTGAATCAATAATTTTAGATGAAGATAATTCTGTCATGGCAGGGCGTAAGCCTGTCAGATTTCTAAAAATAAACCGCATCAATGGGAATCTGAAGCCATACGTATGTATAAAGTCTCCATTAATAAATAAATCAACAGGTAATGTAATTGGAATATTATTGCAAGGACTAGAAATAAGCGCACTAAATCTAAACCACGAAATTATCCGCTCATATTTAAATTTCAACAAAAAACATAATGAAAATAGAGAACTTCTACCATTTTTAACTAGACGTGAACGGCAGGTAGTATTTTTTTTCATGAACCAGCTTACCAGCCAAGAAATTGCTGATATTATTTTTAAAATTGAAGGCAAAAAAATCAGCAAAAGTACGATTGACAGCCTATTTAATGACCAGCTTTATATAAAATTTAATGTAGCTAGTCGGGTAGCTCTTTATCAAAAACTTGAAGAGCTTGGCTACGATAAATTAATACCATCAGATGTCCTTACCAGCACATCAACCCCATTAAAAATCATTCACACCTTTTAAACAATTTTAAGCAAATTATTTTTCAAGTACAAGTTGTTTATCAATTGAGCTAAAAATATTTTCAACTCGGTTACGGTCATAGGGTATAAAACCATTAAATAGACTGATGCCATTCATTTTGTGATTATTCAATAATTCAAAGAACTCAATAACGATTTCTTTAGCTAGACTCTTATGTACTATAATTAATGGTGTAGGCAACCCATCTAACTCATCAATTACCCGAGTATTTTGCGCATTATCTACATTTTTCAACCAAACATCTCTGTAAACCACTGTTGCAGCAACCTCCCCTGCTACAACTGCATCAATTTGTTTTTGCCAAGCACCAACTTCAACAATGTTATTAAAAAAATTATTAATCGAAAATCCATTTCTTTGAAGCAATAAGATTAATCCAAAATAACTAGTAGTACAATAGGGGTGGATATAACCAATATCAAGATTTTGCAAATCTGCCAATTTATTATACGGGCTATCTTTTTTTACAACAAGCACAACATCCATTGCTGCACTTCCGGATTTACCCGTCAAAGCACTAGCAATGGGAACATAACGAGGATCATCCTTCAAATGATAATAATTGGCAACTGGCAGATATGATATTCCAATATCTTTTTCTTTAAGATGGTTGGTTAATAAGCCCATATCATCGTAGTTTTTAATTACTATATTATGCTTACGAAAGAAATTTAGCCAGGTAGGTTCATGTATAGGAAAATCAAGAAATTCGTCAAGAGCAAAAATAATTTGTTCATTCATGATATATAACTCCCTAAAATATTCGCTTTATTTATCAGAGAATCCATTTGTACTTAGGCATTCCAACCTAAATTGGCTTAGGAAAACAAAGCAATGGAATATATCCTAAATTTTACCATTAATACACAACCTATTCCAAAAGCAAAACTCTTTTGTACTGGCCTCAAGTTTAACCCTTGCGTTCTTAGTCATGATACTAGGTTATTTAGGCAATGATTATTGCCCACTACGCACAGGCCAAATTGGATAGTACCCTCCAATATCATCAACTCGTGTAATAAGAGGAAGAAAGAAACTAACTTGCCAAGCATTAGATGTATAGCTAAAAGCATCCACAGATGATGTCCAATAATAATTTTCCTGAGGATTGGTGAATCCTTGAGCAATCAACCAATTTGTTTGACCTTGATCAATAATGCCATAATTGATCAAACTCCTTAACTCATTAACATTTGGCAACCGCCAGTCCGTATGCCCACATAGATTATAATTAGGATCAGATGATGATGCATTAATGTTTGAAATTTCTGTTAATGCTGAATTCCAATCCAAATCGCCAAATAAATTAGCATCTTTTGCCCACATCAGACCAGTTAATTTATCAGTAATACAATTGGCCTCAGTACCGTTACCGACCACAAATCGCGGACTTGGCCAAGTAACGCCAACAGCAGGATTTCCATCACCTCCAGCAGGAACGCTATATCCATTCATGGTTGCTGTTTCCCCGGTCTGTGCAATAAGCGCAGTAGTTTGGGGAGTCGTCGTCGTAGAAGGATTACCTCTAACTGCAAGTGTATAATTTACCCCAGATGTCTTAACTACTGTTCCGATATTACCTTTATTAAATGATACACATAATGCTGTAGTACCATTAGGTTGTGCCGTTGATGAACTCCAATATACTGAGATATTATCTACTAAACCACTAAACCCTTGATTTTCAAGCCAAGTTTTCTGATTTGCCTGTCCATAATTAACCAAACTATTTAGTTCGTTAATATTTGGTAAGCGCCAATCACTATGCCCACATAAACTTAAACCATCCACATAAGTTAATGCGGCTGACCAAGTCCTAGAAGTGTTGTCAGATGATTTTTGCCACATTAAACCAGTTAAATTATCAATAATACAATCGGCTTCTGCGCCACTTCCCTGTACAAATCTAGGGCTACCTGACCAAGCCAAGCCCTCTTGTAAAACACAATCAGATCCAGCAATATTACACCCAGATGGAGTTGTCCCGGTTTCACCTGTTTTAGCCAAAAATACAGCTGGGGCAATAACCGAAAAAGGAATATTGGTTTGGCTTGGAGTGATACTGCCACTATTGGCAATATCTACGCTATAATTATTAGCAGGTGTAATATTCCACCCCATGGTTAAATTAAAAGTACAACTTGTGTTATATGGCTGATTTTGAGTTTGCAGCGTGCATGAGACCGGGGTTTGTGTAATGATAATTCCCAGAGCATTTAATGCAGCGCTATTGGTAATCGTTAGAGTTTGAGTTGCTACCTCATCGCCTTGAAGTGTTGCCAATATATTGAAGCTTCCTCCCTGAATTACTGCGCCACCATTAGTAAAGCCTGGTGTTGTGACTGTTATCGTTGGCTGCGTTACTAGATTAGTATAAACAGTTCCAGCACCCGAAATGGTCTGATTAGTATAGCTACCACTACTATCAGTCCAACTTGCTGTTACATTAGCTAAATCTAAATTATGTGCGCCAGTAGTTGAATCATTTAGAGTATATATATCAGTACAGCTTGCATTCTGTAGCATAGCACCCTGATTACCATCACAACCATGGGTAGTAAGGCTAAAGCCATTAGCAGTTGTAAAGTTAGATGTTGTAAAATTATTTGCAACTACATTAGTCGTATTAGTATAAACCGCATTAATCGTGTAGGCATTACTTGTATAGCCCTGATATGGATTTCCTAAGCCTCCAGTACCTGAAAGGAAATTAACTCCAGTTGACTGTAAATTAAAGCTTGCGGACGGTGCTGCCGTCACCGTTCCGTTCAAACCGACATTAGCTGTAGTTGTTGCTGCAGCTCCGACATATCCTACATAACCTACGTTAAAAGTTCCTGACTTGCTACCCGCGCTACCATTAGGTGCTGGTCCAAACTGAGTATCAATGCTACAACTATTATTACCACTTACACTAGAAAGACTACCGCCAGAATTGCATGTTCCTCCAGATATAACATGAAACAAGTTGCCATCAGTACCCGCAAAATTAAAGACCAAATTAGTTGCTGTTTCATCTCCACTATTAGTAAGGGTATATTGAATTGGTGTGCTTACCGAACTATTATTGCTTATGATTGAACTATAAGTTTGGCTTGTATTTGGCGATAAGCTTAAATTAGCAGTTGCCTGAGTTACTCGATAACTAACTGTTGCTGTTGCAGGTGTTGGTGCTGGTGTACCATTATCATATTTATATTCAACACTAATCGTTCCTGTTTGAGCTGGATTTACAATATCACTATTGGTATAAATAACCGTTACATTACAACTACCACCATTTGCAGCTAAATTGTCACTGATAGTTGCAGGACTAGCCCCTCGAGTAACATTACAAGAGGTACTAGGATTGCTCCCACTAGCTATAGTAAAATCGTCTGGTAATGTAATTACCATATTATTTTCGTCTGTATTCCCAATATTAGTTATAGTCATTTGCTGGCTTGTTGTGCCCACTGCCGTTGTTGTATAAAACGTATTTGGACTAACTACCGCAGTCAACCCTGCCAGCGCTGGACTTGGACTTGGACTTGGACTTGGACTTGGACTTGGACTTGGACTTGGACTTGGACTTGGACTTGGACTTGGACTTGGACTTGGACTTGGACTTGGACTTGGACTTGGACTTGGACTTGGACTTGGACTTGGACTTGGACTTGGTGTAGGCGTTGGACTTGGGTTTATATTTTGCGTGACTACTCCAATTGTACTAGCCTCACTTTGCGCATTATTATATGTCAATTCCATACTTCCAGCACTTATTGACCCTGATGAATCTTTCAATTTTAAAACTGCAGTTGCGGTTGCTCCTGAAGCCAAACTCACCGGGTCAAAAACTACTTCAATATTCGGATTATTTACGGCTAATTTCTGAAGCTGCGCGATTGCATCTCCTGTATTACTAAATGTAATATATTGTTCCGTACCTATTTTCGTCAGATATACTGCCGCTGGTAATATATCAGCTATTCCTATATTACTCGCAGTGGTCAGAGTACCACTACTTTTTGCTGTCGATATTATCGTTATACTACCATCTGATGCAATTTGCCTTGTCTGTACCTTTATTGTCTGACTTAGATTACTTCCCAAAGGGATAGGTAATAGAATACTAAATGTTGATCCTTGGGTATAATTACTTACCTCACTAATTAATTGCTGGTTTGGTATCATATTACCATTTCCATCTACCAGCACAATATCATTGAAATTTCCTGCATTTGCAGATGCAACTAGTCCACTTACCAGTACAAAAGAAGTGCCATTAATTACCGTCTGGTAATAACTCAAGCTTACTCCATCTGCCCCGCTTAGATTATTATAAAATGATTGTTCAATGCCGATTACCTGTGTTACAGAACTACTGGCTTTCGATCCTTTAGTTAATTGGGTGGATAAACTAGTATCATTACTCACATTAAAGCCAAAACTCCCTGCAACAGCACCTGACTCAACAATTAGCTTTATATTACATTGGCTATAGCCAGCTATAATTGCACAGTTAGCTGCGCTATTTTCATCTATAGCAACATTTTTGCCACTACCGACAAAATTAGTCAAATGATAGCTGATATTTTGTACTACTTGTGAACCAGAATTATTAATGACTACATAACCAGAACCAGGAGTACCTGTGTGACTATAGATTATCTTCGGTGAGGTAATCTGTAGCTTACTTATATCACCATTATTCTTGCCACCTCCAGAATCTGTATTACCTCCACTATTGCTGCATCCACTACTTAATATTAAGCCACTAGTCAATAATGTTATAGAAATAACGGTTATTCTATTGATTTTCATTAGCGATTATTTCTACTTTCTATAATTTAATAGCCAACTTTTGTTTCTATAGTCAGACTGGCAGTTTTCTCAAATAAAAATAATTTCCCTAGCTGTGCATAAAGATTGCATAAATTCAAGCAGAAAAATATTTGGAATTCTAATAAACTAAATTAAAAAAGTAAAGCATAATAATTATGTCTTACTCTTCAGTAAACTCCAATAAATGAATGCCATTTTCTATGAATAGCAATGAAGGAGGAATTGTTGTAAGTATTCTGGATTGGCTAACTTTGGCTAACATGTTTCGAACAGAATGTGCAGAAAATTTTGGCAGCAGCTGACGCATTGTAATAGAGCTAACAGTTGAAGCAGAATATGGTTTTTTGTGTACTTTCATTAAAATTGAGGCTATCTCTTTATAGGACTTTCCAAGAAGCAGAAGAAATAAAATTTCCTGCTCTCGAGAGCTTAGTTCCACTGAGTTTAATTCATTACTTAGATCGCTCAAATTAAGATTTGACACAAGATTTGTTACGTTGAACAATTGATTAACCGCTTCCAGATTTAACTCATAGATTTCACCAACTCGACAAATTGGCTCACCATTATAAGGATTGTAAACCCTATAAGTTTCAAACCTGAAGCATTTTTTTATTTGATCAATTGGTGATGGATAGACCAAAATAAATTTGGCTTTTTTACCAGTTTCATTAACTATTTGGGATATTTGATACAGCTCACCAGCCAACTCAACCCCAGGAGCACTTGAATCCTGAAACCTTTTGCCAATTATTTCAGTAGTCGCACCGCTTAACCTTAAATATAGCTCGCTCGCATACAAGAATTTAAAGTCAAAACTATATACAGCAACAGCTTTGTCAGCACTCACCACTTGCAAACATTGTATATAGTATTCTAACCACTTTTTATTATTCATTAATAAGCATACTCAAATGAACAGTAACAAATGTGCTATTCGTCACTGTTCATTTATGAGAGTGTATAATCTAATATACTTAACATCATTACTTAAAACTAGCTATTACTCGAAGCTGAAGCAGCTGGTTTAGTAACTTTAGCCTTACATTTAAATAAAGCACCGTTTTTATAAAAACACTTCATATAAGTGCCATCATCGGCATAGAATTTTACCCGTTCCATATTAGCGTCATCACCATCCTCGTCATCTTCACCCTGACTTGGCAAAGCAACTGCATTACCACCGCCACCAGCATTTTTCTGTGGTGGAGCACCCACAACCACTGAAGCATTCCGAACTTTTGCACCCTTACAGTTCGCAAGAAGAGTAGATTCGCTTGTAGTTTTAGTTATTTTTTTGCCATTACAGGTATAAGATTGCGTCTGAAAATTCACAGTCTGCATTGCATAACATAGACTAGAACTTGATAAAAGTAAAGTTATCAACATTTTTTTCATTGTATGTCCTTTTCAATAATTTCAACTAGTAATTATAACTCACAAAGAACTGGGTTCCCCAATTATCACCGATAGTATTTTGCACTGGTACCCACTGATAAGCATAGTATGCCCAGAGGGTCAACCCACGCACTTGCGGTAAAGAATAGCTAACTGTTGCAAATGCTTCATTAGTTCCTGTCCACTGGTAATTACCTGTAACTAATGTTGTAAACGCAGGAGAAATTGTTAAGTTATTATCCAGAAAGCTAAACGATGGATTAATTTTATAAATTGTCCCCGAGATCCCCATATTTACCATATTGGTAATCCAACCCTCGGCGTATAAAGGATCCAAACCATCCGCATAAGTATATGGTGACACAATTCCACCACCTCCATAGGATGATTGTGGACCCCAAATAGTATCAAATGAAACATTTAAGCTAGCCCAATCCAATGTAGCACCAACCTGAGCTCCGACAAAATTACTTGAAATTTGCCCTAACCCATTATTCACTAAAGCATTGGTATTACCACCAACCTGATTATCAGTACCACCCTGTGCAGCAAAGTTAAACGATAAATTTTTATTTGCTGCCAGCTTCAAACTATTATCAGCATAAAGTAACGTTCCATAGTTTTCAAACTGATAACCCCACAAACGCAGGTTATAGTTATTATTCCAGCCCATATAATTAGCACCTAAGGCTACCGTACCAGCCGAGCTACCATCATGCACATTAGCATTTGAAATAAGACCGCTATAACCATCATAAACACCTTTATTATATAAGGTCTGACTATTAAAGCCCAGATTACCCGAAAATTGCGCAGCATTAAACGCAATCGCAGTTAACAACCACCCAGCACCAGGATAAACATTGACCATTGCACCTTGATAAGTTGCAAATGGCGTAATCTGGTTATTATAGTACGTACCACCAAGCCATGGGCTGTTGGTTATCCCAATGTAACCAACATCAACCTGTACAATATTGCCATACATATATTCAACAAAAGCCTCTGGAATTGAAGCAATTGCATTGGCCGGAACAAATGGGTTTCCATTTTCATGATAACCATTCATATTCCCTGCACCAATGGGATTGGCCACCGAAACCATACCACCAAATGAAAAACCTGCTACATAACCAGTTTGCCCAAAAAGATTAGTACCATAGGCATAGATGGGATAACCATTACCATTGGGGAATCCCTGAGCTGAATCAAAACCACTGTAGGATGCAGTAGCAGCAGAATAGACATTCCAAGTACCATCAGCAAACCATCGCTCCGCAATATTTTGATTTGCCATCTGACTTTCACTCACGATCTGTTTACCAACCAGACTAGGAAGTCCGATGTAAGGGTCTTGTGAATATGCCCAACGATCAATATACTGGGAATTAATATTTACAACTGGTGGGGCTGATTCGCTATCATCAGCATAGGCAAGAATACTGGAGCAAGAAGCCAGAATCAAACAGGTTAATTTCTTCATAACATTTATCCACTTAAAGGTCTGCCAAAATTTTATTGTACAAGGTTTATTGTATTTATTATTTTTATTTATTAATTAGCCGCAATTACAAGCACGTAGAGCGATGATTTACTGTAAAAATTTATCTAGTTAAAAATAAAACCTCAAACCAGATAAAATATAAACTACACCGTGATAAGCACTTGAATCAGATTTGATTATATTCCATTACTTCAGATAAAAACAATCAAACCTTCAATCAAAAATAAGCTTTTTTGAAAGATCCACAAAATATCATTTAATAACAATGTATTAATCAAACACAATTTAGTTGTAAAAAGGCACACCTTAAATCCAGCACAAAAGTTCGGTTGTTATTTATCTAAGAAACCAATAAAATAGTTGATGCATATCAATTAACTGCTAAAAGGCATTAATATGAAAGAAAAAAATATAAACTGGAATTCTAAATTTTACGATACAAATCATAACTTTGTAAGCAAGCATGGCGAATCTCTAATTCCACTACTAGCACCACAAGCAGGTGAGAACATCCTTGATCTGGGCTGTGGTACAGGTGATTTAACCCATCAAATTGCAAGCCAATGTAAAAGCATTACTGGAATTGATTATTCAGAAAACATGATAAATGAGGCTCAAAAAAAATATCCAGAGCTACGTTTTCAGGTAGAAGATGGTCATAATTTTTCAGTTGGCACTGATTATGATGCAGTATTTTCCAATGCAGCACTCCATTGGATGTTAGAGCCGGAAAAACCAATCCAGTGCGTATATAATGCATTAAAGCCTGATGGACGCTTTGTTTTTGAGATGGGTGGACATGGAAATATCCAAACTATTATTGATGCTATTAATGCTGCTGCAAGTAAACTTGAGCTTAAAGACAGGGCTCGGGTAAATTACTTTCCAACGATCGCCGAATATGCATCACTACTTGAAAAAAATGGCTTTAGCGTTACTTTTGCAGAGCTTTACCAAAGACCAACCCCGTTATCAGGAGAAAATGGACTTAGAAATTGGATAAAAATGTTTCGTGGCGGAATTTTAGAAAGCTTATCCGAAACACAAATCGAAGAATTTTTTAGCCATGTTGAAAATTATGCACGAGCAAAATTATTCAATGGCAATGCCTGGGTTGCTGATTATGTCAGACTCAGAATGATTGTACGCAAAAGAAATATCTAGTAACAATTAGAATAACTTTATATGCTATTGAAATACAACATTCATGCCTTGACTGAATACCATCAAAACTGTTAAAATTAAGGTTTTACCAAAACCAATTGCGGCAGCGCAGCAATAAAAGCTAATTTGTATAGACGTAGCAACGACTTAACCCAATTTTATATATTCAGGAATTTGAAATGGCAAACTTAATTTGGCAAAATGGAGCCCTAAAACCGTTTGAACAAGCAACAACTCACGTTATGTCACACGCCTTACACTATGGCACAGGAGTTTTTGAGGGGATTCGTGCTTACGAACAGGCAGATGGAACAATTGCAGTATTGGCACTTAAAGAGCACATTGAAAGAATGTTTGTCTCAGCAGACCCAATCGCGATGAAAATCCCATACACTCGTGAAGAAGTTTGCGCAGCAGTAGTTGCAACTGTAAAAGCCAATGAATTGAAATCTTGCTATATCCGTCCACTTGCATATTATGGTTTACCACCAACTAAAGTGCGCGTACGCCCTGATCCTAAAACACCGATTGAGGTAATTGTATATTCTTACGACATGGGTGATTATTTGCCAGATGTTGCTTTGGATGTTAAGATCAGTGATTTCATCCGTTTACATCCACAATCAACTGCGGTTGGTGCCAAAATCTGTGGACACTATGTTAATAGCCTACAGGCGTTATTACAAATCAGTGGTACTAAATATAACGAATTAATCATGCTTGATTATGAAGGTTATGTAGCTGAAGGTAGTTCAGATAATCTATTCATGGTAAAAGACAAAGTTGTTTACACGCCTGAATTGGGTACTATTTTGACCGGGATTACCCGTCAAATCGTAATTGGTCTAGCACAAGATCTTGGTTATAAAGTAGTTGAAACCAAAATCAAACCAGAAGAATTATATACTGCTGATGAAGTATTCTTTACCGGAACCGCAGTAGAAGTTCGTGCCGCAGGTACTATCAATGATAAAACCATTGGTAACGGCGAAGAAGGTCCGATTACGAAACACTTGAAAACAGAATATCTAAAAATCTGTCGTGGGCAAAACCCTAAATATAATCATTATTTAACTCCGGTAAAATAACAATGAAACAGAATATTATCAATAAAATTTGGAACACGCATCTGGTACATAGTAAAGCAGGATTTCCTGAAATGCTTTACATTGACCGCATTTTATTGCATGAAGTAACTTCAGCTCAGGCATTTGCCGAATTAAAAAACCGCAATATTCCGATTAGAAATAAACATAACATTATCGCAACGGTTGATCATAGTATCCCAACTGACAAGAACCGAATTGTGATAGCCGATGAAATTGCTCGCAAACAGGTTGATACTCTACGTGCTAATTGTAAAGAAACAGGCATAACTATTTATGATATAGATAGTCACCATCAAGGTATTGTGCATGTCGTTGGCCCAGAATTAGGCTTTACCCTACCAGGTAAAACTATCATTTGTGGCGATTCGCATACTTCAACTCATGGCGCATTTGGCGCATTGGCGTTTGGGGTTGGTACATCAGAAATCACCCATGCTATGGCAAGTAGCTGTATTTTACAAGATAAGCCAAAGACTTATAAAGTTGAATTTAAAGGTATGCCAAATCAGTACTTCACTGCCAAAGATGCGATCTTAAAGTTGATTGCTGAAATCGGTATCGGTGGTGGTAAAGGCTGTGTAATTGAATACGTTGGTGAATACATTCGTTCACTTAGTATGGAAGCACGCATGACAATCTGCAATATGTCGATTGAATGTGGCGCACGTGCGGGATTAATTGCTCCGGATGCAACAACATTAAGCTATCTTGAAGGTCGTGAATATGCGCCAAAAGGTGCAGACTGGGAACAAGCTAAACAGGAATGGTTAGCTCTAGCCAGTGATGAAGGTGCTGATTACGACTATAGCATCACTATTGATATTAGCGGTGCTGGACCAATGATTACTTGGGGTATAAATCCTGAACATGCAATTGCACTTAATGAAACTACACCAGCTATAAATGCTGGTGGTGATAAAGCTACGTTAGAAAAAGCTTATGCCTATACTCAGTTACAGCCGGGACAATCATTAATCGGTACTGCAATTGACTTTGCCTTTGTTGGTAGTTGCACCAATGGTCGGATCGAAGATTTACGTGCCGTTGCTAAGATTCTTGATGGACGCAAAGTAGCTAATAATGTAACCATGTATATCGTACCAGGATCAGAGCAAGTTATGGAAATGGCGCAGGCTGAAGGCTTAGATAAAATATTTGCTGCAGCTGGTGCTGATTTCCGTATGCCCGGTTGTTCAATGTGTCTAGCTATGAATCCGGATAAAGTACCGGAAGGCAAACGCTGTATCAGTACTACTAACCGAAATTTTATCGGGCGTCAAGGTCCAAATAGTATTACTCACCTAGCTTCACCAC belongs to Aquella oligotrophica and includes:
- the leuC gene encoding 3-isopropylmalate dehydratase large subunit encodes the protein MKQNIINKIWNTHLVHSKAGFPEMLYIDRILLHEVTSAQAFAELKNRNIPIRNKHNIIATVDHSIPTDKNRIVIADEIARKQVDTLRANCKETGITIYDIDSHHQGIVHVVGPELGFTLPGKTIICGDSHTSTHGAFGALAFGVGTSEITHAMASSCILQDKPKTYKVEFKGMPNQYFTAKDAILKLIAEIGIGGGKGCVIEYVGEYIRSLSMEARMTICNMSIECGARAGLIAPDATTLSYLEGREYAPKGADWEQAKQEWLALASDEGADYDYSITIDISGAGPMITWGINPEHAIALNETTPAINAGGDKATLEKAYAYTQLQPGQSLIGTAIDFAFVGSCTNGRIEDLRAVAKILDGRKVANNVTMYIVPGSEQVMEMAQAEGLDKIFAAAGADFRMPGCSMCLAMNPDKVPEGKRCISTTNRNFIGRQGPNSITHLASPQTVAASAVLGKIAGQEHLA